From the genome of Papaver somniferum cultivar HN1 chromosome 2, ASM357369v1, whole genome shotgun sequence, one region includes:
- the LOC113350795 gene encoding protein FAR1-RELATED SEQUENCE 5-like — protein MTAGISLVDPVVYYLTAGISLVDPALYSLTDGISLIDPAVSIVPYIPVEDQEVVMEDQEVVIEEQDEVMEDQPQPVQVSEDTSTHYANNYELKDKEDAKKWARSQGLEKMCIIVQNKQVIFNSFQMVCKCSGKYESHWKKDSEYKPKTARKKGVYNTKNTGCPFKLKFKFNDDKKMWYMEKVISGYHNHPIPESLINHPYSARLNPLEKDLVRVLSKRRTRPIDILSGVKVLNPSNSSSLATIYNEREKNRKESWEERLLMQQLLFLFEEAKYSIAYEKNEEKEVEYLFIANPECVQLERCFHQILFMYCTYKTNKYNMPILNFVGKTSTKSTFTVVFCFLKDETKESYMWELKKMKLLYQEGYTPRVLITDKEQALMWAIPRVFLYARHHLCTFHIWNNVQTNCKRFIWPEKKTKIERIKNLPLEIQQEDK, from the exons ATGACGGCTGGAATATCACTTGTCGACCCAGTCGTATACTATTTGACGGCTGGAATATCACTTGTCGACCCAGCCTTATACTCCTTGACGGATGGAATATCACTCATAGACCCAGCTGTTTCT ATTGTACCGTACATTCCGGTGGAAGATCAAGAGGTGGTTATGGAAGATCAAGAGGTGGTTATTGAAGAGCAAGATGAGGTTATGGAAGATCAACCCCAACCTGTGCAAGTTTCCGAGGACACAAGTACTCACTATGCAAACAACTATGAGTTAAAAGATAAGgaagatgcaaagaagtgggctcGATCACAAGGGCTGGAAAAGATGTGCatcatagtccagaataaacaagttATATTCAAcagctttcaaatggtttgcaagTGTAGTGGAAAGTATGAGAGCCACTGGAAAAAGGATAGTGAGTATAAACCAAAAACCGCGAGGAAGAAGGGAGTATATAATACGAAGAATACCGGATGCCCTTTtaagcttaaatttaaatttaacgaCGATAAGAAAATGTGGTATATGGAAAAAGTCATCTCGGGTTATCATAATCATCCTATTCCGGAGAGTTTGATCAACCATCCTTATTCGGCAAGGCTCAACCCTTTAGAAAAGGATTTAGTACGCGTGTTGAGTAAAAGACGCACAAGACCTATTGATATTCTTAGTGGCGTGAAGGTGTTAAACCCATCAAACTCATCCTCATTGGCAACTATCTATaacgaaagagaaaaaaatagaaaagagtcATGGGAAGAGAGATTGCTTATGCAacaattattgtttttatttgagGAGGCAAAGTACTCTATCGCCTATGAAAAGAATGAAGAAAAGGAAGTGGAATATCTTTTCATCGCCAATCCGGAATGTGTACAATTGGAaagatgctttcatcaaattctcTTTATGTATTGCACGTATAAAACTAACAAGTACAACATGCCGATATTGAACTTTGTTGGGAAAACATCTACCAAGTCGACATTTACCGTtgtgttttgtttcttgaaagacgAGACGAAGGAAAGTTATATGTGGGAATTGAAAAAGATGAAGCTATTGTATCAAGAAGGTTATACTCCACGAGTGTTGATTACAGATAAGGAGCAAGCATTGATGTGGGCCATACCACGTGTTTTCCTCTACGCGCGTCATCATCTTTGCACGTTTCATATATGGAACAATGTGCAAACTAATTGCAAGAGGTTTATATGGCCAGAAAAAAAGACCAAGATAGAGAGGATTAAAAATCTACCGTTGGAGATACAACAAGAAGATAAATAA
- the LOC113350796 gene encoding uncharacterized protein LOC113350796, with product MEKWSTYPDVITYLKNELLDPHKEKFVSAWVNRYRHYDNQVTSTVESAHYRFKSKLNGCDGGFIVVFEAVVEYFKRDLDRIKGDFEKIRFRLVTDYLDSPWIRGTSLYVSQWEILKMITEVEALEEHNFPPGMRCNCPIKSDLELPCRHAVANYPTRMIPIEDIDPFWKQLTFKDPSPNQGLGEVFCDTKVHKELFEKYASLLPAQRQLWLYELRKFNCPFTREDTLEPKKGQGKGRPSTKITNKQEREEAKRKVQEGPQLTPSMRRDLSGFEKLNELYKLKRKEMEKGGPS from the coding sequence ATGGAGAAATGGTCAACCTACCCGGATGTTATAACATATTTGAAGAACGAGTTGTTGGATCCCCACAAAGAAAAGTTTGTTAGTGCATGGGTAAACCGTTATAGACATTATGACAATCAAGTCACAAGCACGGTGGAGTCGGCTCACTATCGGTTCAAGAGTAAGTtaaatggttgtgatggtggatttattgttgtttttgaagCTGTGGTTGAGTATTTCAAGCGTGATCTCGATAGAATTAAAGGGGATTTTGAAAAGATCCGATTTAGACTGGTTACCGACTACCTGGATAGCCCTTGGATCCGGGGAACAAGTTTATATGTTTCTCAATGGGAAATCCTAAAAATGATAACGGAAGTGGAGGCTTTGGAGGAACACAATTTTCCACCAGGAATGAGATGTAATTGTCCCATTAAGTCGGATTTGGAGCTCCCATGTAGGCATGCGGTAGCAAATTATCCCACAAGGATGATTCCGATTGAAGATATAGATCCATTTTGGAAACAACTAACATTTAAAGATCCATCACCAAATCAAGGTCTTGGGGAAGTGTTTTGCGATACAAAGGTACACAAGGAACTTTTTGAGAAGTATGCTTCTTTACTACCAGCGCAAAGACAACTTTGGTTGTATGAATTGCGGAAATTCAACTGTCCATTCACTAGAGAAGATACTTTAGAACCTAAGAAGGGGCAGGGAAAGGGTAGGCCTTCaaccaaaataacaaataaacagGAAAGGGAAGAAGCTAAGAGAAAGGTTCAAGAAGGTCCACAATTGACTCCTTCAATGCGAAGAGATCTTTCGGGTTTTGAGAAGTTGAACGAATTGTACAAACTTAAACGAAAGGAAATGGAAAAAGGCGGACCAAGCTGA